A single window of Oxyura jamaicensis isolate SHBP4307 breed ruddy duck chromosome 3, BPBGC_Ojam_1.0, whole genome shotgun sequence DNA harbors:
- the FLRT3 gene encoding leucine-rich repeat transmembrane protein FLRT3: protein MISVTWSIFLIWTKIGLLLDMAPYSVSAKPCPSVCRCDVGFIYCNDRDLTSIPTGIPEDATTLFLQNNQINNAGIPSELKNLLRVERIYLYHNSLDEFPTNLPKYVKELHLQENNIRTITYDSLSQIPYLEELHLDDNSVSAVSIEDGAFRDNIYLRLLFLSRNHLSTIPWGLPKTIEELRLDDNRISTISELSLQDLTNLKRLVLDGNLLNNHGLGDKVFMNLVNLTELSLVRNSLTAAPVNLPGTNLRKLYLQENHINRVPPNAFSYLRQLYRLDMSNNNLSNLPQGVFDDLDNITQLFLRNNPWHCGCKMKWVRDWLQSLPLKVNVRGLMCQAPEKVRGMAIKDLNAELFDCKDDISTIQITTTVPNTLYPAQGHWPVSVTRQPEMKAPNVNKNYRTTVSPVRKVITIFVKSVSTETIHISWKVALPMTALRLSWLKMGHSPAFGSITETIVTGDRSDYLLTALEPESPYRVCMVPMETSNIYLSDETPECIETETAPLKMYNPTTTLNREQEKEPYKNSSLPLAAIIGGAVALVAIALLALVCWYVHRNGSLFSRNCAYSKGRRRKDDYAEAGTKKDNSILEIRETSFQMIPITNDQVSKEEFVIHTIFPPNGMNLYKNSHSESSSNRSYRDSGIPDSDHSHS, encoded by the coding sequence ATGATTAGTGTAACCTGGAGCATCTTCCTAATTTGGACTAAAATAGGGCTGTTACTTGACATGGCACCTTATTCTGTTAGTGCCAAACCATGCCCTTCAGTATGTCGCTGTGATGTGGGTTTCATATATTGTAATGATCGCGATTTGACATCTATTCCTACAGGAATCCCAGAGGATGCTACTACCCTCTTCCTTCAGAACAATCAAATTAATAATGCTGGGATTCCTTCAGAACTGAAGAACTTGCTTAGGGtggaaagaatttatttatacCACAACAGCCTAGATGAATTCCCCACTAACCTCCCTAAGTACGTTAAAGAACTGCATTTGCAGGAGAATAACATAAGGACCATTACTTATGATTCACTTTCACAAATTCCCTATCTGGAAGAACTGCATTTGGATGATAATTCGGTTTCCGCTGTTAGCATTGAGGACGGAGCTTTCCGGGACAACATCTATCtcagacttctttttctctctcgAAATCACCTTAGCACCATTCCCTGGGGTTTGCCTAAAACGATAGAAGAGCTACGCTTGGATGATAATCGTATTTCCACAATTTCAGAGCTGTCCCTCCAAGACCTTACAAATCTAAAACGCCTTGTTTTAGACGGAAATCTTCTAAATAACCACGGATTAGGAGACAAGGTCTTCATGAATCTAGTCAATCTTACAGAACTGTCATTGGTCCGCAATTCACTCACAGCCGCACCAGTAAATTTGCCAGGAACAAACCTAAGAAAACTTTATCTTCAAGAAAACCATATAAATCGTGTGCCACCCAATGCTTTCTCTTACTTACGGCAGTTGTACCGGCTAGATATGTCCAACAACAATCTCAGCAATTTACCTCAGGGTGTCTTTGATGACCTGGACAACATAACTCAACTCTTCCTTCGTAACAACCCTTGGCACTGCGGGTGCAAAATGAAATGGGTCCGTGACTGGCTGCAGTCCTTACCCTTGAAAGTGAATGTGCGTGGGTTGATGTGTCAGGCACCAGAAAAAGTCCGTGGAATGGCTATCAAAGACCTCAACGCGGAACTGTTTGACTGTAAGGATGATATAAGCACCATCCAAATCACCACCACGGTGCCAAACACATTGTACCCAGCCCAGGGACACTGGCCGGTTTCTGTGACCAGACAACCCGAGATGAAGGCTCCCAACGTGAACAAGAACTACAGAACCACAGTCAGCCCGGTGCGCAAAGTCATTACGATATTCGTGAAATCCGTGAGCACGGAGACCATTCACATCTCCTGGAAAGTCGCGCTGCCGATGACCGCTCTAAGACTGAGCTGGCTCAAGATGGGCCACAGCCCTGCCTTTGGATCTATAACGGAAACCATCGTCACCGGAGACAGAAGCGACTACTTGCTGACGGCGCTCGAGCCCGAGTCGCCATACCGTGTCTGCATGGTTCCCATGGAAACCAGCAACATCTATCTCTCCGACGAAACGCCCGAGTGTATCGAGACCGAGACGGCGCCCCTCAAGATGTACAACCCGACCACAACCCTCAACCgggagcaggagaaggagcCTTACAAAAACTCCAGCTTGCCCCTGGCTGCCATCATCGGCGGGGCAGTGGCGCTGGTGGCCATAGCGCTGCTGGCGCTGGTGTGCTGGTACGTCCACAGGAACGGGTCCCTCTTCTCCCGGAACTGCGCCTACAGCAAGGGACGCAGGAGAAAAGATGACTATGCCGAAGCGGGAACCAAGAAGGACAACTCCATCCTGGAAATCAGGGAGACTTCTTTCCAGATGATACCCATCACCAACGACCAAGTGTCCAAGGAGGAGTTTGTAATACACACCATCTTCCCGCCTAACGGCATGAATCTCTACAAGAACAGCCACAGTGAAAGCAGTAGTAACAGGAGCTACAGAGACAGTGGTATTCCAGATTCAGATCATTCGCACTCATGA